The genomic segment CAAGAACCCCAAGGAAGCCGCCGAGCTGGTGCGCTACCTGACGGGCGTGCAGGAGCAGAAGCGCCGCGCGGTGGAGGCGAGCTACAACCCCACCATCGCTTCCCTCTACAAGGACAAGGACGTTCTCAAGGCCGTGCCCTTCTTCGGCAGCCTGTACGACGTGTTCACCAACGCGGTGGCCCGCCCCGCGACCGTCACGGGCAGCAAGTACAACCAGGTCAGTGACGCCTTCAGCACCGCCGTCTACAACGTGCTGACCAAGAAGAGCGCTCCTGGCCCGGCCATGAAGACCCTCGAAGGCCAGCTCAACCGCATCAAGGGACGCGGCTGGTAAGACCCGCGCGGGCGGCGCCGCAAGACCCGCCGCCCCCGGAGTCCGGGTGCCCCCCACTCACGGGGCACCCTTTTTGCTTCCCCCGCCCCTCCCCCTTTCCCGCCCTCTTATCCCGCGAGGTGCCTCCGATGACCACTCCCCTTCCCTCCCGCCCCACGGCGGCCCCCGCACGCACGGGCCGGGGTCTGCAAGCCAGCCGCACCCGCGTGGCGCTGCTGCTGCTGGTGCCCATGCTGCTGGTGCTGGCCGCCGTCGCCGGGTATCCCCTGCTGCGGACGATCTACCTGTCGTTTACCGAGTACAACATCCTGACCGACCCGGCCCCGAAGTGGATCGGGCTGGGCAACTACTGGTTTACCACCGAAGACGGGGTGGGCCTGGGGGTGCTGCAAATCCCCGAGTGGTGGCAGTCGGTGTGGAACACGGTCAAGTTCACCGTGGGCAGCGTGCTGCTGGAAACCGTGCTGGGGCTGGCCTTCGCGCTGATCATCAACTCCAAGATCCGGGGCCGGGGTCTGCTGCGCACCGCGATCCTGGTGCCCTGGGCGATTCCCACCGTGGTGAGCGCCCAGATGTGGAACTGGATGTACAACGACTCGTTCGGGATCATCTCGGACTGGGGCCAGCGCCTGGGCTTCCTGCAAGCCGGACAGTCCTTCCTGAGCAACCCCGACACGGCGCTCGCGGCCTTGATCGCGGTGGACGTGTGGAAGACCACGCCCTTTATGGCGCTGCTGCTGCTGGCGGGCCTCCAGACCATTCCCAGCGACATGTACGAGGCCGCCGACGTGGATGGGGCCAACAAGTGGACGCAGTTCTGGCGGCTGACGCTGCCGCTGCTGACGCCCGCCCTGCTGGTCGCGCTGATCTTCCGCACGCTGGACGCGCTGCGGGTGTTCGACATGCCCTACATCGTGAAGGGGAATGCCCCGGAGACGATCACCATGAGCATTTATGCCCGGCAGGAGCTGATCCTGAACTCGCAGTTCGGGTTCGGGAGCGCGATCAGCGTGCTGATCTTCCTGATCATCATGGTGTTCACGGCGATCTACGTGACCAGCCTGCGGGTCAAGTTCGACTGAGGGGGTGAAGGCATGAATTCCAAGAATCCGCTGGTCCGCACCGTCACCCTGATTCTCTTCTGGCTGGTCGTGGCGGTCGTGCTGTTCTACGTCCTCTTTCCCTTCTACTGGGCCATCAAGACCAGCCTGACGAGTTCGGCGCGGCTCTCGGCCGAGGCGCTGCAATGGTTTCCCAGCGTGCCGAGCTTCCAGAACTTCGTGGACGTGTTCACCGGGGCGCCCTTCGGCCGCAACCTGCTCAACAGCGTGGTCGTGGCGACGGGCACGGTGCTGCTGAGCCTGCTGCTCTCGGTGCTGGCGGCCTACGCGCTGGGCAAGTTCCGCTTTCAGGGCAAGACGATCCTGATGTACCTGATCCTGGCGGTGAGCGTCTTTCCGCAGATCGCGGTGCTGTCGGGGCTGTACACCATGATCCAGACCTTCGGCCTCTACAACTCGTGGGGCGGGCTGATTCTGTCGTACATGATCTTCACGCTGCCCTTCACGGTCTGGACCCTGACTGCCTTCGTGCGCGAGATTCCCACCGAGTTGGAGGAAGCGGCCTACGTGGACGGTGCCTCGCCGTTGCAAACCCTCTTCCGGGTGCTGCTCCCGGTGATGACCCCGGCGCTGGTCACGACGGGCCTGCTCGCCTTTATCAACGCCTGGAACGAGTTCCTGTTCGCGCTGACCTTCACCACCGACGCCACGGCGGCCACCGTGCCGCCCGCCATCGCCAACTTCACCGGGGCCTCCCAGTACGAGAGCCCCTTCGGGCTGACGATGGCCGCCAGCGTGATCGTGACGATTCCGCTGATCATTCTGGTGCTGGTGTTCCAGCGCAACATCGTCTCCGGCCTGACGGCGGGGGCGGTCAAGGGCTGAGGGGAAAGTAGGGATGGGAAAGGCCGCCCCCGTTGGAGGCGGCCTTTCAGAGCATTGGACGCAAGAAGGTGTTCGGCGAGCTGGTCTGGATGCCCCCTCACCCCTTGCTGCGCAAGGCCCTCTCCCACGGGGGGAGAGGGTCAAAATATGATTCCTGGCCGCTTCCCCTACGGCAGCACCGGATACAGGTCCACCCGCCCGCCCGGCCGCACGTCCTCGCGGGCGGCGATGGCGACGCTGGCGCTGGACCCGGAGCGGCTGCCCAGGCGGGTCAATAGGTCCACGAACTCGTTGACGCCCAGACCGCCGTTGGTGATGTACTCGGCGGGCACGCCACGGGTGGTGAGGTGGATAACCGTGTCCTGTACGAGGTCCTGAATCTGGTTCTGGACGGTGCGGGGGTCCCCCAGCGTGACGGTCGCCCGGCGGATGGTCTGCCCGCCCCTGTACAGGACGGTGTTGGGACGGGCGGCGCAGGTGAGATCGACCGGGAAGCCCACCGCCGTGTTGTTCGCCGCGCGGCACTGCACGAAGGCGCTGGCGTTCAGCCCACGCAGGCTGATTTCCAGGCGCTCGCGGGCCGCCGCGTTCAGGCGGGCGGGCGGCGTCCCTTTGGCCCCCCGGCCCGCCGCTGCCGCTGCCGCGCTTTGCAGGAAGGCGTCGAGGTTGCGCACCCCCGGCACGACTCCCGCGTACACGAGGTCGTTTTTGGGGTAGGCGAGGTCGGCGCTGCGGCTGGCGCTGAGTTCGTCGCGGGTGCTGGAAAACTCGTCCTGAAGGCGGTCGAGGCTGCTGCGGGCGCTGGCGAGGTCGCGGCCGAGCGTCTCGTTGGCAGCCCGCAGCTCGGCCTGCTGGGTTCGCAAGCTGGCGAGTTCACGGGCCGCCGCGTCGCGGTCGGCCACCAGCCGGGCACGCTCGGCGGCCAGCGTGTCGCGCTCGCGGGCAGCGGCATCACGCTCACGGGCGAGGCGGTCGCGCTCGGCGGCGACCATGTCGCGCTGGCGGGTGGCGGCGTCGCGGGCAGCGACGGCGGAGGCGCGGGCCTGCACGGCGGCGTCCCGTGCGCGGGCAGCGGCGTCGCGCTCACCCTCCAGGCGGTCGCGGGCAGCGATCAGGGTGCGGCGCTCGGCGGCGAGGCGGTCACGGGCTTGCTGGGCCTGGGCGCGGGCGGCCTCCGCCTGGGCACGGCCTGCTTCCGCCGTGGCACGGGCCTGACGGGCGGCGTCGCGCTCGCGGGTGGCCGCGTCGCGCTGGGCCTGCACCTGCTCACGGGCAGTTTCCAGGGCCTCGACCTGACGGTTCAGGGCCGTCACGCGCGACTGTGCCGCCTCGGCCCGCCTCTGGGCGGCGTCGGCGCGGGCCTGGGCTTCCCCGGCGGCGGCCTCGGCCTGGGCGGCGCGGCGGTCGAGGGCGGCAACCTCGTTGCCCAGCGCCTCCACCTGCGTGTTGAGAGCACGGGCACGCTCGCGGCTGTCGGCAAGTTGGGTCTCGGACGCTTCCAGCGCGGCGCGGCTCTCCTCGGCGCGGGCCTCCAGGGTGCGGCCCAGGGCAGTGAGTTCGGTGACCCGCGTTTGCAGGGCGCGCGCCTGTTCCTGTGCACGGGCGCGGTCGGCCTGGGCGGTGTCACGGGCCTGCTGGGCCGTTCTCAGCGCCGCCTGGGCTTCTGCCAGACTCGCCTGCGCCTGCGCCCGCTCCTGCTGGAGGGCCTGGGCCGCCCGCCGCGCCTCGTCCCGCTCGCGCTGGGCGGCCTGCAACTCGGCCTGCACGCCCGCAACCTCTTCCCGCAGCGCGTTGATCTGGGGGCGGAGCTGATCGGCCTGGGCGATCGTGTTCACGGCGGAGCGGTTGAGTAGCAGGAAAGCCCCCAGGCTTGCCGCACTGATCCCCATGCCCGCGAGCACCGCCACCAGCAGCGCCGTGCTCTTGGGCCGCAGTCCGAAGAGGCGCAGGTGCTTGCGCCCCACCTTGCGGGCGATGGTGTCGGCCGAATAGGCGACCACGCCCGAGAGCAGCACCACGAAGGGTAGAAAGAGCCACAGCACGCGCCCTCAGCCCCCTATCCCTACAGCTCGAAGTCGTCGCCGAGGTAGTGGCGGCGGGCGTCCTCGTCGGCCCCAAATTCCTGCGGGGTGCCCTCGAACTTCACTTCCCCGTCGAACATCAGGTAGACGCGGTCGGTCAGCGCGATCGTCTCGCGCACGTTGTGGTCGGTGATAAAGACCCCGATGCCCCGGCGGTCGCGCAGTTCGCGGATCAGGCGTTGAATCTCGCGGATGCTCTTGGGGTCCACCCCGGTAAACGGCTCGTCGAGAAGCAGGTAGTCGGGGTCGGTGGTCAGGGCGCGGGCGAGTTCCAGCCGCCGACGCTCGCCGCCGGAAAGCTGGTAAGCGTAGTTTCCGGCAAGTGCCGTCAACCCGAACTCGGCCAGCAGCGCGTCGGCGCGGGCCTCCTGCTCGGCGCGGGGAAGGCCCTGGTATTCGAGGATGGCGAGCAGGTTGTCCCGTGCGGTCAGCTTGCGAAAGGCGCTGGGTTCCTGCGGCAGGTAGCCCAGTCCCAGCCGCGCCCGCTCGTGCATGGGCAGCCGGGTCACGTCACGGTCTCCCAACAGGATGCGCCCCCCGCCCGGCCGGATAAAGCCCACCAGCATGTAGAAGGTGGTCGTCTTGCCCGCCCCGTTCGGCCCGAAGAGAGCCACGATCTCGCCAGGCCGCACGATGAAGTCGGCCCCGCGCACCACCGCCCGCCGCCCGTAGCTCTTGCGCAGGCCCTCGGCCCTCAGCTCGGGGCGCTGAAAGTCGATCTGGACGCCGTGCGGGACGGAAAGGGGGGCAGGCGCGGTCACGCTTTGGAGCGTAGCACGGGGGTCACGGGGGTGGGGGTGAGGGGGGCGACGAAGGGGCGGAAGGTGAGGCGGGGCTGCACAACTCAGGCAACTTTGCTGGGGCGTCACCATTCCCTCCCCCGCCGTACACTACCCCCATGCTTCTGACCCTCATCGTTCTGGATTCTGTCGGCGTGGGCGAGTTGCCCGACGCCGCCGCCTTCGGGGACGTGGGCGCCCACACCCTCAACCACACGCTCGCGGCGGCTCCAGTTCATCTGCCCAATCTCGTCCGGCTGGGCCTATCGCGCATCC from the Deinococcus sp. NW-56 genome contains:
- a CDS encoding carbohydrate ABC transporter permease, with the protein product MTTPLPSRPTAAPARTGRGLQASRTRVALLLLVPMLLVLAAVAGYPLLRTIYLSFTEYNILTDPAPKWIGLGNYWFTTEDGVGLGVLQIPEWWQSVWNTVKFTVGSVLLETVLGLAFALIINSKIRGRGLLRTAILVPWAIPTVVSAQMWNWMYNDSFGIISDWGQRLGFLQAGQSFLSNPDTALAALIAVDVWKTTPFMALLLLAGLQTIPSDMYEAADVDGANKWTQFWRLTLPLLTPALLVALIFRTLDALRVFDMPYIVKGNAPETITMSIYARQELILNSQFGFGSAISVLIFLIIMVFTAIYVTSLRVKFD
- the lptB gene encoding LPS export ABC transporter ATP-binding protein: MTAPAPLSVPHGVQIDFQRPELRAEGLRKSYGRRAVVRGADFIVRPGEIVALFGPNGAGKTTTFYMLVGFIRPGGGRILLGDRDVTRLPMHERARLGLGYLPQEPSAFRKLTARDNLLAILEYQGLPRAEQEARADALLAEFGLTALAGNYAYQLSGGERRRLELARALTTDPDYLLLDEPFTGVDPKSIREIQRLIRELRDRRGIGVFITDHNVRETIALTDRVYLMFDGEVKFEGTPQEFGADEDARRHYLGDDFEL
- a CDS encoding DUF3084 domain-containing protein, whose product is MLWLFLPFVVLLSGVVAYSADTIARKVGRKHLRLFGLRPKSTALLVAVLAGMGISAASLGAFLLLNRSAVNTIAQADQLRPQINALREEVAGVQAELQAAQRERDEARRAAQALQQERAQAQASLAEAQAALRTAQQARDTAQADRARAQEQARALQTRVTELTALGRTLEARAEESRAALEASETQLADSRERARALNTQVEALGNEVAALDRRAAQAEAAAGEAQARADAAQRRAEAAQSRVTALNRQVEALETAREQVQAQRDAATRERDAARQARATAEAGRAQAEAARAQAQQARDRLAAERRTLIAARDRLEGERDAAARARDAAVQARASAVAARDAATRQRDMVAAERDRLARERDAAARERDTLAAERARLVADRDAAARELASLRTQQAELRAANETLGRDLASARSSLDRLQDEFSSTRDELSASRSADLAYPKNDLVYAGVVPGVRNLDAFLQSAAAAAAGRGAKGTPPARLNAAARERLEISLRGLNASAFVQCRAANNTAVGFPVDLTCAARPNTVLYRGGQTIRRATVTLGDPRTVQNQIQDLVQDTVIHLTTRGVPAEYITNGGLGVNEFVDLLTRLGSRSGSSASVAIAAREDVRPGGRVDLYPVLP
- a CDS encoding carbohydrate ABC transporter permease gives rise to the protein MNSKNPLVRTVTLILFWLVVAVVLFYVLFPFYWAIKTSLTSSARLSAEALQWFPSVPSFQNFVDVFTGAPFGRNLLNSVVVATGTVLLSLLLSVLAAYALGKFRFQGKTILMYLILAVSVFPQIAVLSGLYTMIQTFGLYNSWGGLILSYMIFTLPFTVWTLTAFVREIPTELEEAAYVDGASPLQTLFRVLLPVMTPALVTTGLLAFINAWNEFLFALTFTTDATAATVPPAIANFTGASQYESPFGLTMAASVIVTIPLIILVLVFQRNIVSGLTAGAVKG